A single window of Aythya fuligula isolate bAytFul2 chromosome Z, bAytFul2.pri, whole genome shotgun sequence DNA harbors:
- the LOC116501176 gene encoding aquaporin-3-like, producing MGRQKDVLATIEEHLRIRNKLVRQALAECLGTLILVLFGCGSVAQVVLSRGSHGGFLTVNLAFGFAVMLGILISGQVSGGHLNPAVTFAMCFLAREPWIKLPIYALAQTLGAFLGAGIVFGLYYDAIWAFGSNQLYVTGQNATAGIFATYPSQHLNIVNGFFDQFIGTASLIVCVLAIVDPYNNPVPTGLEAFTVGFVVLVIGTSMGFNSGYAVNPARDFGPRLFTAIAGWGSEVFWTGKQWWWVPVVAPFLGAVAGVMVYQLMIGCHDEPSPPASEQETVKLANVKHKERV from the exons ATGGGGAGGCAAAAGGATGTTCTCGCCACTATTGAAGAGCACCTGAGGATCAGAAACAAATTAGTGCGACAAGCTCTGGCTGAGTGCTTGGGGACTCTGATCCTGGTG ttgtttggcTGTGGCTCTGTTGCTCAGGTTGTGCTCAGCAGAGGGTCTCATGGAGGATTCCTGACTGTTAACCTGGCCTTCGGCTTCGCTGTGATGCTTGGCATTTTGATCTCAGGACAAGTGTCAG GTGGACACCTGAACCCTGCTGTCACTTTTGCCATGTGCTTCTTGGCCCGGGAGCCCTGGATCAAGCTGCCAATTTATGCCCTGGCCCAGACTCTTGGAGCTTTCCTGGGAGCTGGCATAGTCTTTGGTCTCTACTATG ATGCCATCTGGGCTTTTGGCAGCAACCAGCTGTACGTAACGGGACAGAATGCCACTGCTGGTATCTTTGCCACCTACCCATCTCAGCATCTGAACATTGTGAATGGATTCTTTGACCAG ttcATTGGCACAGCCTCCCTGATTGTTTGCGTCTTGGCTATTGTGGATCCCTACAACAACCCTGTCCCCACGGGTCTGGAAGCTTTCACAGTTGGCTTTGTTGTCCTTGTTATTGGAACCTCCATGGGCTTCAACTCTGGCTATGCTGTCAACCCTGCCAGGGACTTTGGCCCTCGTCTCTTCACAGCCATTGCTGGTTGGGGCTCTGAAGTGTTCTG GACTGGTAAGCAGTGGTGGTGGGTTCCAGTTGTTGCTCCTTTCCTTGGGGCTGTTGCTGGAGTGATGGTCTATCAGCTGATGATTGGATGCCACGATGAGCCTTCTCCACCTGCCTCTGAGCAGGAAACAGTCAAATTGGCCAATGTGAAGCACAAGGAAAGGGTCTGA